A window from Branchiostoma floridae strain S238N-H82 chromosome 16, Bfl_VNyyK, whole genome shotgun sequence encodes these proteins:
- the LOC118403909 gene encoding cytochrome c oxidase assembly protein COX11, mitochondrial-like isoform X1, whose protein sequence is MIGCQRRIALLCIKKPALKKCTWSEHNIMNIRQATQTGSSRTVYGHYSSHCANVAPNTRQLLGVPTPYLQSRLVQTGRGRHDWRQKNKSLMMYIGGIGVLVAGLAYACVPLYRMFCQATGLGGTVKHGSETVAQMKPVEDRELEIRFSADTAASMRWNFRPRQSSIKLVPGETALAFYTARNPTNQPIIGISTYNVVPFEAGQYFNKIQCFCFEEQRLEPHEEVDMPVFFFIDPEFADDPAMYKVDSITLSYTFFEAKDGLRLPLPGYS, encoded by the exons ATGATAGGATGTCAAAGGAGAATTGCTTTGCTGTGCATCAAAAAGCCAGCACTTAAGAAATGTACTTGGAGTGAACACAATATAATGAACATTAGGCAAGCAACACAAACGGGCAGTTCCAGGACGGTTTACGGTCATTACAGTTCCCACTGTGCCAATGTAGCACCCAACACCAGGCAGCTGCTGGGAGTGCCCACACCTTACCTTCAGTCCAGACTGGTACAGACTGGGAGGGGTCGTCACGACTGGAGACAGAAGAACAAAAGTTTGATGATGTACATCGGGGGGATTGGAGTGCTGGTAGCAGGACTGGCTTACGCCTGTGTACCACTCTATAGGATGTTCTGTCAG GCCACTGGTTTGGGAGGAACAGTCAAGCATGGATCAGAGACAGTAGCACAAATGAAACCTGTGGAAGACCGGGAACTGGAAATCCGCTTTAGTGCAGACACGGCAGCCAGCATGCGATGGAACTTTCGACCAAGACAGTCTTCTATCAAG CTGGTTCCAGGTGAGACAGCGTTGGCCTTCTACACCGCACGGAacccaaccaaccagccaatcaTCGGTATCTCCACATACAATGTGGTGCCGTTTGAAGCAGGACAATATTTCAACAAAATTCAG TGTTTCTGTTTTGAAGAACAGAGGTTGGAGCCACATGAGgag GTTGACATGCCAGTCTTCTTCTTCATTGACCCGGAGTTTGCAGACGACCCTGCCATGTACAAAGTGGACTCCATTACTTTGTCTTACACCTTTTTCGAGGCAAAGGATGGGCTCAGATTACCATTGCCAGGATACAGCTAG
- the LOC118403909 gene encoding cytochrome c oxidase assembly protein COX11, mitochondrial-like isoform X2, whose protein sequence is MIGCQRRIALLCIKKPALKKCTWSEHNIMNIRQATQTGSSRTVYGHYSSHCANVAPNTRQLLGVPTPYLQSRLVQTGRGRHDWRQKNKSLMMYIGGIGVLVAGLAYACVPLYRMFCQATGLGGTVKHGSETVAQMKPVEDRELEIRFSADTAASMRWNFRPRQSSIKLVPGETALAFYTARNPTNQPIIGISTYNVVPFEAGQYFNKIQCFCFEEQRLEPHEEVDMPVFFFIDPEFADFDATSYNWFGSVYSRGL, encoded by the exons ATGATAGGATGTCAAAGGAGAATTGCTTTGCTGTGCATCAAAAAGCCAGCACTTAAGAAATGTACTTGGAGTGAACACAATATAATGAACATTAGGCAAGCAACACAAACGGGCAGTTCCAGGACGGTTTACGGTCATTACAGTTCCCACTGTGCCAATGTAGCACCCAACACCAGGCAGCTGCTGGGAGTGCCCACACCTTACCTTCAGTCCAGACTGGTACAGACTGGGAGGGGTCGTCACGACTGGAGACAGAAGAACAAAAGTTTGATGATGTACATCGGGGGGATTGGAGTGCTGGTAGCAGGACTGGCTTACGCCTGTGTACCACTCTATAGGATGTTCTGTCAG GCCACTGGTTTGGGAGGAACAGTCAAGCATGGATCAGAGACAGTAGCACAAATGAAACCTGTGGAAGACCGGGAACTGGAAATCCGCTTTAGTGCAGACACGGCAGCCAGCATGCGATGGAACTTTCGACCAAGACAGTCTTCTATCAAG CTGGTTCCAGGTGAGACAGCGTTGGCCTTCTACACCGCACGGAacccaaccaaccagccaatcaTCGGTATCTCCACATACAATGTGGTGCCGTTTGAAGCAGGACAATATTTCAACAAAATTCAG TGTTTCTGTTTTGAAGAACAGAGGTTGGAGCCACATGAGgag GTTGACATGCCAGTCTTCTTCTTCATTGACCCGGAGTTT GCAGACTTTGATGCCACCAGTTACAATTGGTTTGGAAGTGTGTACAGTAGAGGACTTTGA
- the LOC118403908 gene encoding ETS translocation variant 1-like isoform X3, with product MAYNQRKEFYDQEVPYMYPQSVPSTDREDDTPPANDGQKRKELQDSEELFQDLSQLQEAWLAEASCVEDEEQFVPDFQAENILTAPMKVKSEPRSLDECPRPCSHMVPPGEMSNPDKFDFGEQLFMGNPCDPKLPPLPPAHPPTPKQDGMSYPPSTSSTGYPHPPEPPRYQRQLSEPAYRLADPHAFQRQVSDPMFHRQVPDHMHFQRSASDTGFQPPRSEGQSPFPTNIKQEFPEPMYSRAMAPPFPPCPPIKQEPRDMGYDGGQAEVPVWDPYQRRDSMYGPQAAAGEGFLTDSNIRSFYDDSCLPDKLAEGMKPELYREAPTYQRRGSLQLWQFLVALLEDPSNTPFIAWTGRGLEFKLIEPEEVARRWGMQKNRPAMNYDKLSRSLRYYYEKGIMQKVAGERYVYKFTCDPEALFSMAFPDNQRPVLKTDSQVPQMNPPLVVPTDCPVTGDNTVPLRHLDDSLEQMAYMQEMQRVCTSASDQALDNAIF from the exons ATGGCCTACAACCAGCGGAAAGAATTCTACGACCAGGAAGTGCCTTATATGTATCCTCAG AGTGTTCCCAGTACAGATCGTGAGGATGACACACCTCCGGCAAATGATGGACAAAAACGCAAGGAACTTCAAGATTCTGAAG AGCTGTTTCAAGATTTGAGCCAACTCCAGGAGGCCTGGCTAGCTGAAG CAAGTTGTGTTGAAGACGAAGAACAGTTTGTGCCTGATTTCCAAGCTGAGAACA TTTTGACAGCCCCTATGAAGGTCAAGTCCGAGCCGCGCAGCCTTGATGAGTGTCCCCGCCCCTGCTCACACATGGTCCCGCCTGGCGAGATGTCCAACCCGGACAAGTTCGACTTTGGCGAGCAGCTATTCATGGGAAACCCGTGCGATCCCAAACTGCCTCCTCTACCACCAGCCCACCCACCTACCCCTAAACAGGATGGCATGTCTTACCCACCCAGTACCTCAAGTACAGGCTACCCACATCCACCAGAACCACCCAG gtaCCAGAGACAACTGTCGGAGCCTGCCTACAGATTGGCAGATCCTCATGCCTTCCAGCGACAGGTGTCAGATCCCATGTTTCATAGACAAGTTCCTGACCACATGCATTTCCAGCGATCGGCGTCAGACACAGGTTTTCAGCCACCTCGTAGCGAGGGCCAGTCTCCATTTCCGACCAACATCAAGCAGGAGTTCCCTGAGCCCATGTACAGTCGTGCCATGGCTCCACCCTTCCCACCATGTCCACCAATCAAACAGGAGCCCAGAGACATGGGATATGATGGTGGACAAGCAG AAGTTCCAGTGTGGGACCCTTACCAGCGTCGGGACTCCATGTATGGTCCCCAGGCAGCCGCAGGTGAAG GCTTCCTTACTGATAGCAACATCAGGTCTTTCTATGATGACAGCTGCCTGCCAGACAAGTTAGCTGAAG GTATGAAGCCAGAACTGTACCGAGAAGCTCCCACCTACCAGCGGCGGGGTTCTCTCCAGCTGTGGCAGTTCCTTGTGGCTTTACTGGAGGACCCGAGCAACACTCCCTTCATCGCATGGACAGGCAGAGGACTGGAGTTCAAACTTATTGAACCAGAAGAG GTTGCCCGGCGCTGGGGCATGCAGAAGAACAGACCAGCCATGAACTATGATAAACTCAGCCGCTCCTTACGGTACTACTATGAGAAAGGCATCATGCAGAAAGTGGCAGGGGAACGTTATGTCTACAAGTTCACATGTGACCCGGAGGCATTGTTCTCCATGGCATTCCCTGACAATCAGCGTCCAGTACTAAAAACAGACAGCCAG GTCCCACAGATGAACCCACCACTGGTTGTGCCTACGGACTGCCCTGTGACGGGGGATAACACCGTGCCTCTCAGGCACCTGGACGACAGTCTGGAGCAGATGGCATACATGCAGGAGATGCAGCGAGTCTGCACTTCTGCATCTGACCAGGCACTGGATAATGCCATTTTTTGA
- the LOC118403908 gene encoding ETS translocation variant 1-like isoform X2, whose product MAYNQRKEFYDQEVPYMYPQSVPSTDREDDTPPANDGQKRKELQDSEELFQDLSQLQEAWLAEASCVEDEEQFVPDFQAENILTAPMKVKSEPRSLDECPRPCSHMVPPGEMSNPDKFDFGEQLFMGNPCDPKLPPLPPAHPPTPKQDGMSYPPSTSSTGYPHPPEPPRYQRQLSEPAYRLADPHAFQRQVSDPMFHRQVPDHMHFQRSASDTGFQPPRSEGQSPFPTNIKQEFPEPMYSRAMAPPFPPCPPIKQEPRDMGYDGGQAEVPVWDPYQRRDSMYGPQAAAGEGFLTDSNIRSFYDDSCLPDKLAEGKGSIRLSDMAPLCIRRHSLMHVPLLNMTTQCSNCGMKPELYREAPTYQRRGSLQLWQFLVALLEDPSNTPFIAWTGRGLEFKLIEPEEVARRWGMQKNRPAMNYDKLSRSLRYYYEKGIMQKVAGERYVYKFTCDPEALFSMAFPDNQRPVLKTDSQVPQMNPPLVVPTDCPVTGDNTVPLRHLDDSLEQMAYMQEMQRVCTSASDQALDNAIF is encoded by the exons ATGGCCTACAACCAGCGGAAAGAATTCTACGACCAGGAAGTGCCTTATATGTATCCTCAG AGTGTTCCCAGTACAGATCGTGAGGATGACACACCTCCGGCAAATGATGGACAAAAACGCAAGGAACTTCAAGATTCTGAAG AGCTGTTTCAAGATTTGAGCCAACTCCAGGAGGCCTGGCTAGCTGAAG CAAGTTGTGTTGAAGACGAAGAACAGTTTGTGCCTGATTTCCAAGCTGAGAACA TTTTGACAGCCCCTATGAAGGTCAAGTCCGAGCCGCGCAGCCTTGATGAGTGTCCCCGCCCCTGCTCACACATGGTCCCGCCTGGCGAGATGTCCAACCCGGACAAGTTCGACTTTGGCGAGCAGCTATTCATGGGAAACCCGTGCGATCCCAAACTGCCTCCTCTACCACCAGCCCACCCACCTACCCCTAAACAGGATGGCATGTCTTACCCACCCAGTACCTCAAGTACAGGCTACCCACATCCACCAGAACCACCCAG gtaCCAGAGACAACTGTCGGAGCCTGCCTACAGATTGGCAGATCCTCATGCCTTCCAGCGACAGGTGTCAGATCCCATGTTTCATAGACAAGTTCCTGACCACATGCATTTCCAGCGATCGGCGTCAGACACAGGTTTTCAGCCACCTCGTAGCGAGGGCCAGTCTCCATTTCCGACCAACATCAAGCAGGAGTTCCCTGAGCCCATGTACAGTCGTGCCATGGCTCCACCCTTCCCACCATGTCCACCAATCAAACAGGAGCCCAGAGACATGGGATATGATGGTGGACAAGCAG AAGTTCCAGTGTGGGACCCTTACCAGCGTCGGGACTCCATGTATGGTCCCCAGGCAGCCGCAGGTGAAG GCTTCCTTACTGATAGCAACATCAGGTCTTTCTATGATGACAGCTGCCTGCCAGACAAGTTAGCTGAAG GGAAGGGTTCTATCCGGTTGTCTGACATGGCTCCACTGTGCATCAGAAGACACTCTTTGATGCATGTACCTCTACTCAACATGACCACCCAGTGCAGCAACTGTG GTATGAAGCCAGAACTGTACCGAGAAGCTCCCACCTACCAGCGGCGGGGTTCTCTCCAGCTGTGGCAGTTCCTTGTGGCTTTACTGGAGGACCCGAGCAACACTCCCTTCATCGCATGGACAGGCAGAGGACTGGAGTTCAAACTTATTGAACCAGAAGAG GTTGCCCGGCGCTGGGGCATGCAGAAGAACAGACCAGCCATGAACTATGATAAACTCAGCCGCTCCTTACGGTACTACTATGAGAAAGGCATCATGCAGAAAGTGGCAGGGGAACGTTATGTCTACAAGTTCACATGTGACCCGGAGGCATTGTTCTCCATGGCATTCCCTGACAATCAGCGTCCAGTACTAAAAACAGACAGCCAG GTCCCACAGATGAACCCACCACTGGTTGTGCCTACGGACTGCCCTGTGACGGGGGATAACACCGTGCCTCTCAGGCACCTGGACGACAGTCTGGAGCAGATGGCATACATGCAGGAGATGCAGCGAGTCTGCACTTCTGCATCTGACCAGGCACTGGATAATGCCATTTTTTGA
- the LOC118403908 gene encoding ETS translocation variant 1-like isoform X1, with translation MAYNQRKEFYDQEVPYMYPQSVPSTDREDDTPPANDGQKRKELQDSEELFQDLSQLQEAWLAEASCVEDEEQFVPDFQAENILTAPMKVKSEPRSLDECPRPCSHMVPPGEMSNPDKFDFGEQLFMGNPCDPKLPPLPPAHPPTPKQDGMSYPPSTSSTGYPHPPEPPRYQRQLSEPAYRLADPHAFQRQVSDPMFHRQVPDHMHFQRSASDTGFQPPRSEGQSPFPTNIKQEFPEPMYSRAMAPPFPPCPPIKQEPRDMGYDGGQAEVPVWDPYQRRDSMYGPQAAAGEGFLTDSNIRSFYDDSCLPDKLAEAGKGSIRLSDMAPLCIRRHSLMHVPLLNMTTQCSNCGMKPELYREAPTYQRRGSLQLWQFLVALLEDPSNTPFIAWTGRGLEFKLIEPEEVARRWGMQKNRPAMNYDKLSRSLRYYYEKGIMQKVAGERYVYKFTCDPEALFSMAFPDNQRPVLKTDSQVPQMNPPLVVPTDCPVTGDNTVPLRHLDDSLEQMAYMQEMQRVCTSASDQALDNAIF, from the exons ATGGCCTACAACCAGCGGAAAGAATTCTACGACCAGGAAGTGCCTTATATGTATCCTCAG AGTGTTCCCAGTACAGATCGTGAGGATGACACACCTCCGGCAAATGATGGACAAAAACGCAAGGAACTTCAAGATTCTGAAG AGCTGTTTCAAGATTTGAGCCAACTCCAGGAGGCCTGGCTAGCTGAAG CAAGTTGTGTTGAAGACGAAGAACAGTTTGTGCCTGATTTCCAAGCTGAGAACA TTTTGACAGCCCCTATGAAGGTCAAGTCCGAGCCGCGCAGCCTTGATGAGTGTCCCCGCCCCTGCTCACACATGGTCCCGCCTGGCGAGATGTCCAACCCGGACAAGTTCGACTTTGGCGAGCAGCTATTCATGGGAAACCCGTGCGATCCCAAACTGCCTCCTCTACCACCAGCCCACCCACCTACCCCTAAACAGGATGGCATGTCTTACCCACCCAGTACCTCAAGTACAGGCTACCCACATCCACCAGAACCACCCAG gtaCCAGAGACAACTGTCGGAGCCTGCCTACAGATTGGCAGATCCTCATGCCTTCCAGCGACAGGTGTCAGATCCCATGTTTCATAGACAAGTTCCTGACCACATGCATTTCCAGCGATCGGCGTCAGACACAGGTTTTCAGCCACCTCGTAGCGAGGGCCAGTCTCCATTTCCGACCAACATCAAGCAGGAGTTCCCTGAGCCCATGTACAGTCGTGCCATGGCTCCACCCTTCCCACCATGTCCACCAATCAAACAGGAGCCCAGAGACATGGGATATGATGGTGGACAAGCAG AAGTTCCAGTGTGGGACCCTTACCAGCGTCGGGACTCCATGTATGGTCCCCAGGCAGCCGCAGGTGAAG GCTTCCTTACTGATAGCAACATCAGGTCTTTCTATGATGACAGCTGCCTGCCAGACAAGTTAGCTGAAG CAGGGAAGGGTTCTATCCGGTTGTCTGACATGGCTCCACTGTGCATCAGAAGACACTCTTTGATGCATGTACCTCTACTCAACATGACCACCCAGTGCAGCAACTGTG GTATGAAGCCAGAACTGTACCGAGAAGCTCCCACCTACCAGCGGCGGGGTTCTCTCCAGCTGTGGCAGTTCCTTGTGGCTTTACTGGAGGACCCGAGCAACACTCCCTTCATCGCATGGACAGGCAGAGGACTGGAGTTCAAACTTATTGAACCAGAAGAG GTTGCCCGGCGCTGGGGCATGCAGAAGAACAGACCAGCCATGAACTATGATAAACTCAGCCGCTCCTTACGGTACTACTATGAGAAAGGCATCATGCAGAAAGTGGCAGGGGAACGTTATGTCTACAAGTTCACATGTGACCCGGAGGCATTGTTCTCCATGGCATTCCCTGACAATCAGCGTCCAGTACTAAAAACAGACAGCCAG GTCCCACAGATGAACCCACCACTGGTTGTGCCTACGGACTGCCCTGTGACGGGGGATAACACCGTGCCTCTCAGGCACCTGGACGACAGTCTGGAGCAGATGGCATACATGCAGGAGATGCAGCGAGTCTGCACTTCTGCATCTGACCAGGCACTGGATAATGCCATTTTTTGA